The proteins below come from a single Triticum aestivum cultivar Chinese Spring chromosome 5D, IWGSC CS RefSeq v2.1, whole genome shotgun sequence genomic window:
- the LOC123123840 gene encoding uncharacterized protein: MESPPHKLNVGRDEDRISALTDDLLVGILERLDLREAVRASALSSRWRHLPYRLSRLHLEVGHFQGATPLEVMDAFTGAAQRLLSLVVPLAEGEGGSAAIIPIKALILSFYMSPPHLSAIGRTVEDAVSYGKTECLEFSISPPRGSNASLLAEFGQQFMSFSQAYPVAFWWLTRLTLKNLVFGHSDVTELINACNKLKHLTLSSCRLVDQRSALRIDTPCSGLRRLDCIRFRCERIELISVPELRTVLCCSRHYENPPVRFGDVPQLCHVNLGYLAKVSQAPFMLSECLSRSSRNLSKLNLNFFSQTIWIQPEQPKRLTAIFRNLTDMYLFGIFPECDLSWTLFILEAAPALRNFKLSRTRHACGKKLYDTAEKTNVVWEPSKDLKHLNLKLLMMLGFEEEVKVTNYIRLVMAHVVRLKRIELHGEDPCKECNAIDPRRSQVDEASRRQIKERLTLESSSSAKIIIC, encoded by the exons ATGGAGTCGCCGCCGCACAAGCTCAATGTCGGCCGGGACGAGGATCGAATCAGCGCGCTCACCGACGACCTCCTCGTCGGAATCCTCGAGCGCCTCGACCTGCGCGAGGCGGTCCGCGCCAGTGCACTCTCGTCGCGGTGGCGTCACCTCCCCTACCGGCTATCGCGCCTGCACCTCGAGGTCGGTCACTTCCAAGGCGCCACGCCGCTCGAGGTCATGGACGCTTTCACGGGCGCGGCACAGAGGTTGCTCTCTCTGGTGGTTCCTCTGGCcgagggcgagggcggcagtgcTGCCATCATTCCCATCAAAGCCCTCATCCTCAGCTTTTACATGTCACCCCCTCACCTGAGCGCCATAGGCCGCACCGTCGAGGACGCTGTGAGCTACGGCAAGACCGAATGCCTTGAGTTCTCCATATCCCCGCCGCGAGGGAGCAACGCCAGCCTGCTTGCTGAATTCGGGCAGCAGTTCATGTCCTTCTCCCAGGCCTACCCGGTCGCCTTCTGGTGGCTCACGAGGCTTACACTCAAGAACCTTGTGTTTGGACATTCCGACGTCACCGAACTTATTAACGCTTGCAATAAGCTCAAGCACCTCACCCTGAGTTCCTGCAGACTGGTTGATCAGCGGTCGGCGCTCAGGATTGATACCCCATGCTCGGGGCTTCGGAGGCTCGACTGCATCCGTTTTCGTTGTGAACGGATCGAACTCATCTCCGTCCCCGAGCTCAGGACAGTACTGTGCTGTTCTCGGCACTACGAGAACCCTCCAGTGCGCTTCGGCGACGTTCCCCAGCTTTGCCATGTGAACCTTGGTTATCTTGCCAAGGTGTCGCAAGCGCCATTCATGTTGAGTGAGTGCCTTTCAAGGAGTTCCAGGAATCTGTCAAAACTGAATCTCAATTTCTTCAGCCAAACG ATTTGGATTCAGCCGGAGCAGCCGAAGCGGCTCACTGCTATATTCAGAAACCTGACCGACATGTATCTTTTTGGTATCTTCCCTGAGTGTGATCTGAGCTGGACCCTGTTTATCCTAGAAGCTGCACCTGCCCTACGGAATTTCAAG TTATCTCGAACTCGACATGCATGTGGCAAAAAGCTTTACGATACTGCCGAAAAGACGAATGTGGTGTGGGAGCCATCGAAGGATCTGAAGCATCTTAACTTGAAGTTGCTGATGATGTTAGGGTTCGAGGAGGAGGTCAAGGTGACAAACTATATAAGGCTAGTCATGGCACATGTTGTGAGGTTGAAGAGAATCGAGCTTCATGGTGAGGACCCATGCAAGGAGTGCAATGCCATTGACCCGAGGAGATCCCAGGTGGATGAAGCTAGCAGGCGTCAGATTAAGGAGCGACTCACACTTGAATCTTCCTCGTCTGCGAAGATAATAATTTGTTGA